The DNA sequence GATGAACTGGCTCACGTTGCCGATGTCCGAGGAGCCGAGGCGATCCGGGATCGGCGCCTCCTCCTTCACGCCGAGCCGGTCCAGGTTGGCTCTGAAGAGGTCGAGGAGCGTCCGGTTCCGCTTGAGCGGCTCGTAGACCATGTCCCCCTGCGTGACCTTGAGCTCGGTTCCGCTCGCCCGCGCGGCGCCCTCCGCGCACGCCACGACGCGGCGGTACACCTCCCACATGTACGTCAGCGACGCGGCCCGCACGTAGAAGGTGGCCGAAGCCGCCTCGGGGATGATGTTGGGGGCGGTGCCGCCGTTGGTGATGATCCCGTGGATCCGCACGTCCGGGCGCACCTGCTGGCGCAGCATGCTGATCGCGTTGAAGGTCTGGATCACCGCGTCGAGCGCGTTGACGCCCTCCCACGGCGCCGCCGCGGCGTGGGCGGCCTTGCCGGTGAAGTCGAAGTTCACGCGCACGACCCCC is a window from the Candidatus Rokuibacteriota bacterium genome containing:
- a CDS encoding amidohydrolase, which encodes CEYDALPGIGHACGHNVIATSGAGAGAALAAVRAQLPRGRIQVIGTPAEEGGGGKMKLIEGGVFKNVDCAMMIHGADRNVVDAELLGVVRVNFDFTGKAAHAAAAPWEGVNALDAVIQTFNAISMLRQQVRPDVRIHGIITNGGTAPNIIPEAASATFYVRAASLTYMWEVYRRVVACAEGAARASGTELKVTQGDMVYEPLKRNRTLLDLFRANLDRLGVKEEAPIPDRLGSSDIGNVSQFIPAIQPLIKVAPTGTAIHSRAFAEAAVSPLARQGLLVAAKAMAMTTADLLANPEAVERAKTEFAAS